A DNA window from Ctenopharyngodon idella isolate HZGC_01 chromosome 8, HZGC01, whole genome shotgun sequence contains the following coding sequences:
- the LOC127517186 gene encoding uncharacterized protein LOC127517186: protein MRFILVLRSTFELQQEPMRFILLLRSTFELQQEPMRFILVLRSTFELQQEPMRFILVLRSTFELQQEPMRFILVLRSTFELQQEPMRFILVLRSTFELQQEPMRFILVLRSTFELQQEPMRFILVLRSTFELQQEPMRFILVLRSTFELQQEPMRFILVLRSTFELQQEPMRFILVLRSTFELQQEPMRFILVLRSTFELQQESMRFILVLRSTFQLQQEPMRFILVLRSTFELQQEPMRFILVLRSTFELQQEPMRFILVLRSTFELQQEPMRFILVLRSTFELQQEPMRFILVLRSTFELQQEPMRFILVLRSTFELQQEPMRFILVLRSTFELQQEPMRFILVLRSTFELQQESMRFILVLRSTFQLQQEPMRFILVLRSTIELQQEPMRFILVLRSTRMNQ from the coding sequence atgaggttcattctcgtgttacgaagcacgtttgagcttcagcaagaaccaatgaggttcattctcttgttacgcagcacgtttgagcttcagcaagaaccaatgaggttcattctcgtgttacgcagcacgtttgagcttcagcaagaaccaatgaggttcattctcgtgttacgcagcacgtttgagcttcagcaagaaccaatgaggttcattctcgtgttacgcagcacgtttgagcttcagcaagaaccaatgaggttcattctcgtgttacgcagcacgtttgagcttcagcaagaaccaatgaggttcattctcgtgttacgcagcacgtttgagcttcagcaagaaccaatgaggttcattctcgtgttacgcagcacgtttgagcttcagcaagaaccaatgaggttcattctcgtgttacgcagcacgtttgagcttcagcaagaaccaatgaggttcattctcgtgttacgcagcacgtttgagcttcagcaagaaccaatgaggttcattctcgtgttacgcagcacgtttgagcttcagcaagaaccaatgaggttcattctcgtgttacgcagcacgtttgagcttcagcaagaatcaatgaggttcattctcgtgttacgcagcacgtttcagcttcagcaagaaccaatgaggttcattctcgtgttacgcagcacgtttgagcttcagcaagaaccaatgaggttcattctcgtgttacgcagcacgtttgagcttcagcaagaaccaatgaggttcattctcgtgttacgcagcacgtttgagcttcagcaagaaccaatgaggttcattctcgtgttacgcagcacgtttgagcttcagcaagaaccaatgaggttcattctcgtgttacgcagcacgtttgagcttcagcaagaaccaatgaggttcattctcgtgttacgcagcacgtttgagcttcagcaagaaccaatgaggttcattctcgtgttacgcagcacgtttgagcttcagcaagaaccaatgaggttcattctcgtgttacgcagcacgtttgagcttcagcaagaatcaatgaggttcattctcgtgttacgcagcacgtttcagcttcagcaagaaccaatgaggttcattctcgtgttacgcagcacaattgagcttcagcaagaaccaatgaggttcattctcgtgttacgcagcacgagaatgaaccaatga